In Paenibacillus sp. BIC5C1, a genomic segment contains:
- a CDS encoding carbohydrate ABC transporter permease yields the protein MRVKLWRETEAVLFTLPALIPLLIFWLGPLGYIVYLSFTDWDFMSPDKLFVGLDNYSYLLTNSEFYRSLKVTLLFGLGSVVPTIVGGLALAMLMNSKIKSSGLFRTLLFSPWVTPTVAVSIAWSWIFEPEVGLANLLLGWVGISPIGWLKDQNWALVAVLIVTLWKSIGWSMVFYLVALRNLPSDLLEAASIDGAGSWDKFRSITLPLISPTTFFLSIILTIQSLQAYDQINVMTQGGPAGSTRTLLYMYYQSAFESFNVGEASSIAVVIILICVLLSGVSFLLGRRLVHY from the coding sequence TTGCGTGTGAAATTATGGAGGGAGACAGAAGCGGTTCTCTTCACCCTTCCTGCCCTTATCCCATTACTCATTTTCTGGCTTGGGCCTTTGGGATACATTGTATATCTGAGTTTTACGGATTGGGACTTCATGAGTCCTGACAAATTATTCGTCGGTTTGGATAACTACAGCTATCTGCTAACCAATTCTGAATTTTACCGTTCATTAAAAGTTACGCTGTTGTTCGGTCTTGGAAGTGTAGTGCCCACGATTGTGGGTGGATTGGCGCTGGCCATGCTCATGAACAGCAAGATTAAGTCCTCCGGCCTGTTCCGGACGCTGCTGTTCTCCCCTTGGGTGACCCCGACTGTCGCAGTCTCCATTGCGTGGTCCTGGATTTTCGAACCTGAAGTGGGGCTGGCCAACCTGTTGCTTGGCTGGGTCGGCATATCCCCGATAGGCTGGCTGAAAGATCAGAACTGGGCATTGGTAGCTGTGCTCATCGTCACGCTGTGGAAATCAATTGGCTGGTCCATGGTATTCTACCTGGTCGCATTGCGTAACCTGCCATCCGATCTGCTTGAAGCGGCATCGATTGATGGGGCAGGCAGCTGGGACAAGTTCCGAAGCATTACACTGCCGTTGATTTCACCCACCACGTTTTTCCTGTCCATCATCCTGACGATCCAGTCGCTGCAGGCTTATGACCAGATCAACGTGATGACGCAAGGAGGACCAGCTGGATCAACAAGAACACTTCTTTACATGTATTATCAATCTGCATTTGAGTCCTTCAATGTGGGCGAGGCTTCCTCCATCGCCGTCGTTATTATTCTGATCTGCGTTCTGCTGTCAGGAGTATCCTTCCTGCTCGGCCGACGCCTGGTGCATTACTAA
- a CDS encoding GbsR/MarR family transcriptional regulator yields MGKEAAEDQNHSSLSYRPELREKVIDAIANTMDLYGVNHSFGQLYGIMYFEDRPMTLEEMKTSMNMSKSNMSYAVRSLTESQMIYKLEEKRERQDQYLAETNFFRTFQNFFGAKLQREIDVMQESLREVIPQLSEIILARTTPPEEREDALRDLHKLQHAGQYYDWLQGFVDQLRDGVFYKDAPHESD; encoded by the coding sequence GTGGGAAAAGAAGCTGCCGAGGACCAGAACCATTCGTCGTTGTCCTATCGGCCCGAGCTGAGGGAGAAAGTCATTGACGCCATTGCCAATACCATGGATCTGTATGGAGTCAATCATTCATTTGGTCAACTGTATGGCATTATGTATTTTGAGGATCGCCCGATGACGCTGGAAGAGATGAAAACGTCCATGAACATGAGCAAAAGTAATATGAGTTATGCTGTACGTTCGCTTACCGAATCTCAGATGATCTATAAATTGGAGGAAAAGCGGGAACGCCAGGATCAATATCTGGCGGAAACCAACTTTTTCCGTACGTTTCAAAACTTCTTCGGGGCCAAGCTTCAACGGGAAATCGACGTGATGCAGGAAAGCCTTCGGGAGGTGATTCCGCAGTTATCGGAGATTATTCTTGCCAGAACAACTCCTCCGGAAGAACGGGAAGACGCATTGCGAGATTTGCATAAACTTCAGCATGCCGGGCAGTATTATGATTGGTTGCAGGGATTTGTAGACCAACTGCGGGATGGTGTTTTTTACAAAGATGCCCCACATGAAAGTGATTAA
- a CDS encoding S-layer homology domain-containing protein, whose protein sequence is MYYKKLISCLLAVVLILQVVSVGGVASAGPAPTLFQQLNMERESYIESDAEVTMANVQNLLEQQNLFPLPEDYVAFNDIQKYEIARGMVMLLPLEFSYENDNQIKYVFDLVYQLIKLPKQIETSTLQENITLVYSLLAEWYTYFPNVGKTEWVQAGNDYTSLTGADLKMFVSDILFYNITFKDFSFPTYFNSQLEFMVSKISGYREINKAIDTLSMGESLDKLYEIYGFIQPHIDFKQNPDIQPFVFDMEKMSTIENDTTKKSELAQWMIDHKPQNGYETVSEVQAAFDAFFEPDSEALLSQLNDYKKRNQQGENANFIPAVLELLRHKQLVAEPDFNMLSEDDQFDIAVYMLLYASPPTSDGFENKEQVQYLVQLALQTLELPRKIGGADSREILDEFFNKQDQRIQYFNDMEANDPYYEHIRFYFNSSAVERRMTAFIYERKLTRNLKISDILDYTESALDDTPYINKVETSEDMLEVLQKMFDIQSDIESYNSNDPETPLGSFPLNISKWNNLTPEEQEQLADHMLTERPTNGYASFESIQTTFNEFFPGNEIDALAAVNAAKSSNDIDGMILAVENPDLEINLPNGYYESLQVKKFIAGFLIDYVKNDYRNKDQVQYMIELAVLAQSIWGQKEFDVLKNKLDLFAQKLVDGPDYFNDQQTYVLRSLGQQHLDRSQVDKGVFAYKYLHQVAFERLEGEFKGNIVNPEIVLSLFSMHLESFENATSIPLMDEWLDHAMNEWIAGEAFFDNYKFRRTGALDLSKRAELSTEGRKELAEWVLNEQDRYEDVGNLQYVFNRFFTAPNVTGNDITNTITGLNDTMEISLNGKQTWIDVASIQKFDFSGDKTVWVRYKAISDLLPGRAVKIVFTANGDSNNGNGSTNPGSSTGDGSSVTTPATTTPTTKQEQIVVDVNGANGTNLTKTPITRTTEADGTIKDLVKMSEAIAKESVEKAKQLNMNTARIVIPDAKDAVSETRIELPKAAVKQLNDGGLNLEISTENAIISVPTKSIAGFDQDLYFRVVPLKKESERKDVEERAKKERLIQQITPNSNVKVLARPVEIETNMQSHEVTLTLPLRDSLPTDPAARQQALDNLAVYIEHSDGTKELIQGKLVSLSDSSEGIEFTVNKFSTFTLVVVDGLKASKGSHNPYINGFGADFRPDAFVTRAQMAAMLARNLSDDAGTASANVVNYADVSATHWAASDIEKAQSAGIMNGMNATQFAPEGSITRAQMATIAYRWMQQQSADATSSTSQATDGAGFTDVSANLWASDAIAYVQSAGLMTGYNDGTFKPDSKLTRAEAVKVLNVLFKRTPVTGVTTPSFTDVPATHWAYADIEAAAQK, encoded by the coding sequence ATGTATTACAAGAAGCTTATAAGTTGTTTATTAGCTGTGGTTTTGATATTACAGGTAGTTAGTGTGGGAGGGGTTGCAAGTGCGGGTCCAGCTCCTACCCTCTTTCAGCAGCTAAATATGGAGAGAGAGTCGTATATTGAATCAGATGCAGAGGTTACAATGGCTAATGTTCAAAATTTACTTGAACAACAAAATTTGTTTCCACTACCGGAAGATTATGTAGCATTCAATGATATTCAAAAATATGAAATTGCCAGAGGTATGGTGATGCTGCTTCCACTCGAATTCTCATATGAGAACGACAATCAAATCAAGTACGTATTTGATTTAGTGTACCAACTCATCAAACTTCCAAAGCAGATTGAGACGAGCACATTGCAGGAAAACATCACTCTAGTTTATAGCCTGCTAGCAGAATGGTATACCTATTTCCCAAATGTAGGAAAAACTGAGTGGGTACAAGCTGGAAATGATTATACAAGTTTAACGGGTGCAGATCTGAAAATGTTTGTGAGTGACATATTGTTTTATAATATTACATTTAAAGACTTTTCTTTTCCAACGTACTTTAATAGTCAGCTCGAATTTATGGTCTCAAAAATATCTGGTTATAGAGAAATAAATAAAGCAATAGATACATTAAGTATGGGAGAATCACTTGATAAACTTTATGAAATTTACGGATTTATTCAGCCACATATAGATTTCAAGCAAAATCCTGATATTCAACCTTTTGTTTTTGATATGGAGAAAATGTCCACAATTGAAAATGATACAACCAAGAAATCTGAACTGGCTCAATGGATGATTGATCACAAGCCGCAAAACGGTTATGAAACGGTATCGGAAGTTCAGGCAGCCTTTGATGCGTTCTTTGAACCGGATAGTGAAGCTCTATTAAGCCAATTGAACGATTATAAGAAAAGAAATCAGCAAGGAGAGAACGCCAACTTTATCCCGGCAGTGTTGGAGTTGCTTCGTCATAAGCAATTGGTAGCTGAGCCTGATTTCAACATGTTGTCTGAGGATGATCAGTTTGACATCGCAGTATACATGCTGCTGTATGCAAGTCCACCGACATCTGATGGGTTTGAAAATAAGGAACAAGTTCAATATTTGGTACAGTTGGCTCTACAGACTTTAGAACTTCCTCGCAAAATTGGAGGAGCAGACTCCAGAGAAATCCTTGATGAATTTTTCAATAAACAAGACCAGCGAATTCAATATTTCAATGATATGGAAGCTAATGATCCATACTATGAGCACATTCGCTTTTATTTCAATTCCTCCGCAGTTGAAAGACGTATGACCGCATTTATATATGAGCGTAAACTCACAAGAAACCTTAAGATCTCGGATATACTGGATTACACAGAATCAGCTCTGGACGATACCCCTTATATAAATAAGGTAGAAACATCAGAAGACATGTTGGAAGTGTTGCAAAAGATGTTTGACATTCAGTCAGATATTGAGTCGTATAACTCCAATGACCCGGAAACTCCACTTGGAAGCTTCCCTTTGAATATCAGTAAATGGAATAACTTGACACCAGAAGAGCAGGAACAGTTGGCTGATCATATGCTTACTGAAAGACCGACTAATGGATATGCAAGTTTTGAATCCATTCAGACTACATTTAACGAATTTTTCCCTGGTAATGAAATTGATGCGTTGGCTGCTGTAAATGCTGCAAAGAGTAGCAACGATATTGATGGTATGATTCTGGCCGTGGAAAATCCTGATCTGGAAATTAATTTACCGAATGGATACTATGAATCCTTGCAAGTTAAGAAATTCATTGCTGGTTTCCTGATTGATTATGTGAAGAACGATTATAGAAATAAAGATCAGGTTCAATATATGATTGAACTCGCTGTTCTGGCACAATCCATCTGGGGGCAGAAGGAATTCGACGTTCTTAAAAACAAACTGGATTTATTTGCACAAAAGTTGGTGGATGGACCCGATTATTTTAATGACCAACAAACATATGTGCTGCGCAGCCTGGGGCAACAACATTTGGACCGTAGCCAAGTAGATAAAGGTGTTTTTGCTTATAAATACTTGCATCAGGTGGCTTTTGAAAGGTTGGAAGGAGAATTTAAAGGGAATATTGTTAATCCGGAGATTGTACTGAGTCTCTTTTCTATGCATTTGGAATCCTTTGAGAATGCTACTTCTATTCCGCTAATGGATGAGTGGCTTGATCATGCCATGAACGAATGGATTGCAGGGGAAGCATTCTTCGATAACTATAAATTTAGACGCACAGGTGCCCTTGATTTGTCCAAAAGAGCTGAACTCAGCACGGAAGGCCGAAAAGAACTGGCCGAATGGGTGCTTAATGAACAAGACCGCTACGAGGATGTTGGGAATCTACAGTATGTCTTCAACCGATTCTTTACGGCTCCTAATGTAACGGGAAATGATATCACCAACACCATAACGGGCTTGAATGACACGATGGAGATTTCCCTCAATGGCAAACAGACCTGGATTGATGTTGCTTCTATTCAGAAATTTGATTTTAGTGGTGACAAAACGGTATGGGTTCGTTACAAAGCCATCAGTGACTTATTGCCAGGACGTGCGGTGAAGATTGTCTTCACGGCAAATGGCGATAGCAATAACGGCAATGGTTCGACCAACCCTGGCTCAAGCACAGGTGATGGATCGTCAGTGACTACACCTGCAACGACTACACCGACGACCAAGCAGGAACAAATCGTCGTGGACGTGAACGGAGCGAATGGCACCAACCTTACTAAAACGCCAATTACACGTACAACCGAGGCAGACGGCACGATCAAGGACCTCGTGAAAATGTCTGAGGCGATTGCTAAGGAATCGGTGGAAAAAGCGAAGCAATTGAACATGAACACGGCACGCATTGTCATCCCTGACGCCAAAGATGCTGTGTCTGAGACACGCATTGAACTGCCAAAAGCAGCGGTGAAACAGCTGAATGATGGTGGGCTTAATCTTGAGATTTCCACAGAGAACGCTATTATCTCGGTTCCAACGAAGTCGATTGCCGGATTTGACCAAGATCTGTACTTCCGCGTCGTTCCGTTGAAAAAGGAATCCGAGCGTAAGGATGTGGAAGAGCGTGCGAAGAAAGAGCGATTGATTCAACAGATTACTCCAAATTCAAACGTGAAAGTACTGGCTCGTCCAGTAGAAATCGAAACAAATATGCAAAGCCATGAAGTAACACTGACATTGCCGCTGCGCGACAGTCTGCCAACTGACCCTGCTGCCCGCCAACAAGCTTTGGACAACCTGGCTGTGTACATTGAACACAGTGACGGTACGAAAGAGTTGATTCAAGGCAAACTGGTGAGTCTCAGCGATTCCAGTGAAGGTATCGAATTTACAGTTAACAAATTCAGCACGTTCACGCTCGTTGTGGTGGATGGACTGAAAGCTTCCAAAGGCTCGCACAACCCGTATATCAACGGATTTGGTGCTGATTTCCGCCCGGATGCATTCGTAACCCGTGCGCAAATGGCAGCAATGCTGGCTCGTAATCTGTCTGATGATGCGGGAACTGCATCTGCGAACGTTGTAAACTACGCCGATGTATCTGCAACCCATTGGGCAGCGAGTGATATTGAAAAAGCGCAATCCGCAGGTATCATGAACGGTATGAACGCCACTCAATTTGCGCCAGAGGGTTCAATTACACGTGCACAAATGGCGACCATTGCGTACCGCTGGATGCAGCAACAAAGCGCAGATGCAACAAGCAGCACATCGCAAGCAACGGATGGTGCTGGATTCACAGATGTGTCTGCTAACCTTTGGGCTTCCGATGCGATTGCCTACGTACAATCGGCTGGCCTGATGACAGGGTATAACGATGGTACATTTAAACCGGACAGCAAACTGACCCGCGCTGAAGCGGTGAAAGTATTAAACGTACTGTTCAAACGGACGCCGGTAACAGGTGTAACTACGCCATCTTTTACAGACGTACCTGCAACACACTGGGCTTATGCAGACATTGAGGCTGCGGCACAGAAATAA
- a CDS encoding SDR family oxidoreductase, producing MSPFTLENKRVVIIGGSSGIGLATAVQAAEAGAHVVIAGRSETRLEEARKQIAHVGGKDKIGEVSIEVYVLDNQDEQQIEQFFNQVGAFDHLFTPGAAYTRGPLTSDRETAESCFKGKFWPQYFAAKYAAAYLSDSGSITLMSGGFSQRPLDGGASYAACNGAIESLGKALAVELAPVRVNVVSPGTIWREGQEGTPRGEHFKDYEKLSVLKRVGYNEEIAHTVTYLMTNTFTTGSTLFVDGGYTMI from the coding sequence ATGAGTCCATTTACACTGGAGAATAAACGTGTCGTGATTATCGGAGGAAGCTCTGGAATTGGACTTGCAACAGCTGTGCAGGCTGCTGAGGCTGGCGCACATGTGGTTATCGCGGGACGATCGGAGACCAGGCTAGAGGAAGCGAGGAAGCAGATTGCTCATGTCGGAGGCAAAGATAAGATTGGCGAGGTGTCCATCGAAGTTTATGTGTTGGATAACCAGGATGAACAGCAAATCGAACAATTTTTCAATCAGGTTGGCGCATTCGATCACCTGTTCACCCCTGGAGCTGCATACACTCGTGGTCCGTTAACTTCAGATCGGGAGACGGCCGAAAGCTGCTTCAAGGGCAAGTTCTGGCCTCAATATTTTGCTGCCAAATATGCTGCTGCATATCTATCGGATTCGGGTTCGATCACGTTAATGTCGGGCGGATTCAGTCAGCGCCCGCTGGATGGCGGTGCCTCTTACGCTGCATGTAACGGGGCAATTGAAAGTCTGGGAAAAGCACTTGCAGTGGAGCTGGCGCCTGTTCGTGTGAATGTCGTATCCCCCGGAACCATCTGGCGAGAGGGGCAGGAGGGTACACCTCGCGGCGAACATTTCAAAGACTATGAGAAGCTGTCTGTGCTCAAGCGTGTGGGCTACAATGAGGAGATTGCGCATACGGTTACGTATCTCATGACAAATACATTTACGACAGGAAGCACATTGTTTGTGGATGGTGGATATACGATGATTTGA
- a CDS encoding CdaR family transcriptional regulator, with product MLQLSEKQAQDIVDKMMQDIPYNINIMNEQGIIIGSGQKERVGTIHQGAVRALTTGDRVEVWQDGKLEKMGTNEPIRINHQHVGVIGISGHPDEVRPFCNIVRTTVALLIEQRNQLESLAHEASRKKAFLERLLAHSGSYSEKIRREAAQYHIDLQLPTVLLYIRFPHEAPEFGTETSRALLQLPSFSIEENGHVQIILIQSESDVDSIIQLVHQEQPQAFISVSRRDASISASYEQARSAMNILLALRPVAPLIRYDDVQFLVRFSKANLARHNNVVSKLEDTADLLDTLRSFIHHNGSMSTTAEDLNIHRNTLQYRLKRIQTLTDKDPRNWLELIELTHGLLASYQ from the coding sequence ATGTTGCAGCTTTCGGAAAAACAGGCACAGGATATTGTCGATAAAATGATGCAAGACATTCCGTACAACATCAACATCATGAATGAGCAGGGCATTATCATTGGAAGCGGACAGAAGGAACGCGTAGGCACGATTCACCAGGGAGCGGTCCGTGCCCTGACCACCGGTGACCGCGTCGAGGTCTGGCAGGATGGCAAACTGGAGAAAATGGGCACCAACGAACCGATTCGGATCAATCATCAGCATGTCGGTGTCATCGGCATATCCGGCCATCCGGATGAAGTCCGGCCGTTCTGCAACATTGTGCGTACAACCGTAGCTCTCCTGATCGAACAACGTAATCAATTGGAAAGTCTGGCCCATGAAGCTTCTCGGAAAAAAGCCTTTCTGGAACGGCTGCTTGCCCACTCCGGTTCCTATTCAGAGAAGATCAGGCGGGAAGCGGCGCAATACCATATCGATCTGCAGCTCCCGACGGTTCTATTATACATTCGCTTTCCCCATGAAGCCCCTGAGTTTGGCACGGAGACAAGCCGGGCATTACTACAGCTTCCCTCGTTCTCAATCGAGGAGAATGGTCACGTGCAGATTATTCTGATCCAGAGCGAATCGGACGTTGACTCCATAATCCAGCTTGTACATCAGGAACAACCTCAAGCCTTCATCTCTGTTAGCAGACGGGATGCCAGTATATCCGCCAGTTATGAACAGGCAAGATCTGCGATGAATATTTTGCTCGCGCTTCGACCTGTGGCACCATTGATCCGTTATGATGATGTACAGTTTCTGGTGCGCTTCAGCAAAGCCAACCTGGCCCGCCATAACAATGTCGTCAGTAAGCTGGAGGACACAGCCGATCTGCTGGACACACTTCGCAGTTTCATTCATCACAATGGCAGCATGTCAACGACTGCAGAGGATCTCAACATCCATCGCAATACCCTGCAATATCGGCTCAAACGGATCCAGACCCTTACAGACAAAGATCCGCGCAATTGGCTGGAGCTCATTGAACTTACCCACGGTCTACTCGCGTCTTATCAGTAG
- a CDS encoding glycerate kinase, with protein sequence MRETTFVLAPDSFKESMTAKEVCVAMEKGLRKIYPTANYIHVPMADGGEGTVQSLVDASGGVIHQREVSGPLGQPVLAQYGILGDGLTAAIEMASASGIHLVNKETRDPLRTTTYGTGELIRACLDQGMRKIIIGIGGSATNDGGTGMAEALGAKFLDAASQPLARGGGALDQLAHIDVTGLDERLQDVEFIVACDVANPLCGEHGASRVFGPQKGATPEMVQVLDANLSHYADVVKQQLHKDIRDVPGAGAAGGLGAGLLIFTQAVLRKGIEIVIEYTGLRDKLVHADVVFTGEGGIDFQTKFGKTPYGVARAAKEAGKPVIAIAGYVGEGIDTLYTEGIDAVFGIVPGAADLEQLLREGPENVERTTENIARVLRLGLIS encoded by the coding sequence ATGAGAGAGACGACATTTGTACTGGCACCGGATTCATTTAAAGAGAGCATGACAGCGAAAGAAGTATGTGTGGCCATGGAAAAAGGGTTGCGTAAAATCTATCCAACCGCCAACTATATTCATGTACCGATGGCTGACGGAGGCGAAGGCACCGTGCAGTCGCTGGTGGATGCTTCTGGCGGTGTAATTCACCAAAGAGAGGTGAGCGGGCCGCTGGGACAGCCTGTACTGGCACAGTATGGCATACTGGGCGATGGGTTAACGGCAGCGATTGAGATGGCATCGGCGAGCGGTATACATCTAGTGAACAAGGAAACCCGGGACCCGCTTCGCACGACAACCTATGGTACTGGAGAGCTGATTCGGGCGTGTCTGGATCAGGGGATGCGCAAAATCATTATCGGAATCGGCGGCAGTGCGACTAACGATGGTGGTACAGGTATGGCCGAAGCGCTTGGCGCAAAATTCCTGGATGCGGCCAGCCAGCCGCTTGCGCGTGGAGGTGGGGCACTTGATCAGCTGGCGCATATCGATGTGACTGGACTGGATGAACGATTGCAGGATGTGGAGTTCATTGTCGCCTGTGACGTAGCCAATCCGTTATGTGGGGAGCATGGCGCCTCGCGGGTGTTTGGACCGCAGAAGGGAGCTACACCGGAGATGGTGCAGGTGCTGGATGCGAATCTATCCCATTATGCGGACGTGGTCAAACAGCAGCTGCACAAGGATATACGTGATGTGCCGGGTGCTGGTGCAGCAGGTGGTTTGGGCGCAGGACTTTTGATTTTTACACAGGCTGTGTTGCGCAAAGGCATTGAAATTGTCATTGAATACACTGGATTGCGTGATAAGCTGGTACATGCGGATGTGGTATTTACGGGCGAAGGCGGCATTGATTTTCAAACGAAATTTGGAAAGACCCCTTACGGTGTGGCACGGGCAGCCAAGGAAGCAGGCAAGCCAGTTATCGCCATTGCAGGTTACGTTGGTGAAGGGATAGATACGTTGTACACTGAAGGTATTGACGCGGTGTTTGGTATTGTGCCAGGTGCGGCTGATCTGGAACAACTTCTGCGCGAAGGCCCGGAGAATGTGGAGCGCACAACCGAGAATATTGCGAGGGTGCTGAGATTGGGACTGATTTCTTAA
- a CDS encoding GntP family permease: MEPLTISWIGALAGLAIAIILILKKLNPVYSLFLGAIVGALIGGANLEETVNILVNGTQSVMGTVLRVLAAGVLAGVMMESGAAETIAQAIVRKFGGSKAILALALATMIITAVGVFIPVAVLIVAPIALSVGNKMGISKLALLLALSGGGKAGNIISPNPNTIAAARGFDLDLSNVMLAGVIPAICGLIVTVIVASMLKNKGVMVTDQEAEQGDVDTSQYPPLKKAIVAPLVAIILLMINPIGSITGITALSTFKVDAMYILPIAGIIGMLAMGQSKNIVKYTTSGLNKMTATVLILVGAGGIAGLISASDLSGQVVSLIEASGISGTFLAPIAGILMAAATASTSTGVILATGSFGDAILNMGTAPLAAAVMVHTGATVIDSLPQGNYFHVSADSMKMTIKQRMGVIPYEAIVGGTMAIVATLIYGFIL, from the coding sequence ATGGAACCTTTAACAATTAGCTGGATCGGCGCGCTGGCAGGACTTGCGATTGCGATTATACTGATTCTGAAGAAGCTGAATCCGGTCTACTCTTTATTTCTGGGCGCAATTGTAGGCGCTTTAATTGGCGGAGCCAATCTGGAAGAGACCGTAAATATACTGGTGAACGGCACACAAAGTGTCATGGGTACCGTGCTCCGCGTTTTGGCAGCCGGGGTGCTGGCTGGTGTCATGATGGAGTCGGGGGCAGCTGAGACAATCGCCCAGGCCATCGTGCGAAAATTTGGCGGCAGCAAGGCCATTCTGGCTTTGGCGCTGGCAACGATGATTATTACAGCCGTTGGGGTATTTATTCCCGTGGCCGTACTGATTGTAGCGCCAATTGCGCTATCCGTCGGTAACAAAATGGGCATATCCAAGCTGGCGCTTTTGCTGGCTTTATCCGGTGGAGGCAAGGCGGGGAATATTATCTCCCCAAATCCCAATACGATTGCTGCGGCGCGGGGATTCGATCTGGATCTCAGCAATGTCATGCTGGCAGGTGTGATTCCAGCCATCTGCGGATTAATTGTAACTGTTATCGTAGCTTCAATGCTTAAAAACAAGGGTGTAATGGTAACCGATCAGGAAGCGGAGCAGGGTGATGTGGATACATCACAGTACCCACCACTGAAAAAAGCGATTGTGGCACCATTAGTTGCCATCATTCTTCTGATGATTAATCCGATCGGCTCCATTACAGGTATAACAGCACTATCTACATTCAAAGTGGATGCGATGTACATTCTCCCGATTGCGGGTATTATCGGTATGCTGGCGATGGGGCAGAGCAAAAACATTGTGAAATACACGACTTCTGGGTTGAATAAAATGACTGCCACCGTGCTTATTCTGGTCGGAGCCGGTGGCATTGCGGGACTGATCTCTGCATCCGACCTGTCAGGTCAGGTGGTAAGTCTTATTGAAGCATCCGGGATATCTGGTACTTTCCTGGCGCCGATTGCTGGTATTCTGATGGCGGCAGCGACGGCTTCCACCTCGACAGGAGTTATCCTTGCCACCGGTTCATTCGGAGATGCAATTCTGAACATGGGGACCGCTCCGCTCGCAGCGGCGGTTATGGTGCACACGGGTGCGACAGTTATCGATTCCTTGCCACAGGGCAATTACTTCCACGTCTCGGCTGACAGCATGAAGATGACAATCAAGCAGCGGATGGGCGTTATTCCTTATGAGGCGATCGTGGGTGGAACGATGGCGATTGTAGCGACGTTAATCTACGGATTTATTCTTTAA
- a CDS encoding Lrp/AsnC family transcriptional regulator, with amino-acid sequence MGYVIDEIDQQIMRLLQHHARLPIVQISKEVNMSQPSVKERILKLEENGVISGYSTIYDLAKLNRGTTTFILLKTEHCEEFVRFCEQAVEVTDLYRISGEYNYLIKVQTATIEELAEFQDSLVKLGPSKSHISMKNIMEHRVLL; translated from the coding sequence ATGGGTTATGTTATAGATGAGATCGACCAGCAGATTATGCGTTTGCTGCAGCACCATGCACGCCTGCCGATTGTACAGATTAGCAAAGAGGTGAACATGTCCCAACCTTCGGTCAAGGAGAGAATTCTCAAACTGGAGGAAAATGGGGTCATATCGGGATATTCAACCATCTATGATCTGGCCAAACTAAACCGTGGAACAACGACTTTTATTTTGCTCAAAACAGAGCATTGTGAGGAATTCGTTCGCTTCTGTGAACAGGCGGTTGAGGTCACGGATTTATATCGGATTAGCGGTGAGTACAACTATCTGATCAAGGTACAGACGGCAACCATTGAAGAACTTGCGGAGTTCCAGGACTCCCTTGTGAAGCTAGGGCCATCCAAATCCCATATCAGTATGAAAAATATAATGGAACACCGTGTGCTACTCTAG
- a CDS encoding VOC family protein — MSVNGLAHVAIQARNYKDTLSFYTDVLGFKVGHSWSLPVFQITEACMLISPDQRTCIELFDPGAVIAAEGEPADSPEAVKHGALLHFAFYVDNVEEIYERALAHGAKPYVQPDWISLGEPPLQVRNAVVHSPNGEVIEFLEEVDFDRSSTPSI; from the coding sequence ATGAGTGTAAACGGACTTGCTCACGTAGCCATTCAAGCACGTAATTATAAGGATACCCTCTCATTTTATACCGATGTATTAGGATTTAAAGTTGGCCACTCCTGGAGTCTGCCCGTCTTTCAAATTACCGAGGCGTGCATGCTGATCTCACCGGATCAACGCACCTGCATTGAACTGTTTGACCCCGGAGCCGTAATCGCGGCCGAAGGCGAACCAGCAGACTCTCCCGAAGCAGTGAAACATGGGGCCTTGCTGCATTTCGCCTTTTACGTAGACAATGTGGAAGAGATATACGAGCGAGCGCTTGCTCATGGTGCCAAGCCTTATGTTCAACCCGATTGGATCTCACTTGGTGAACCTCCACTTCAAGTTCGAAATGCGGTTGTGCATAGTCCAAATGGTGAAGTAATCGAATTCCTCGAAGAGGTTGATTTTGACCGTTCCTCTACACCATCGATTTAA